Part of the Xiphophorus maculatus strain JP 163 A chromosome 3, X_maculatus-5.0-male, whole genome shotgun sequence genome, CTGTTTGACTCCTCTTCTGTTCCCATAGATATGTGAAGATTCCTATGGGAAACATGGGTGTGTTTGACCCAACTGAGATCCACAACAGGGGTCTGCTTAAATCGTACATGAAGGAGGCCATGATTAAATTAGGATACCACCTGCTCTgcttcttcatttatttatacaggtaacAAAACCATCACATGCTGTTTATAGACATCTAATTCTTTAGATAATGTCATTCAATATTATGTTAGTAAATTACACAGTactattttttcctccatgtaTTTGCAGCATGATCCTGGCTCTGATCAATGACTGAGGCCCTCAACAGAGTGACCACCCTCACATCTGTACTGTTTGGATGAAATGTCTCAGAACACTGTTGATTTGTGTTGTCAGGATCCAGGGTTTGCAGTTTGATACA contains:
- the cnih4 gene encoding protein cornichon homolog 4 isoform X2 — encoded protein: MVGQCLSMMLMLVSMHWFIFLLNLPVAAWNIYRYVKIPMGNMGVFDPTEIHNRGLLKSYMKEAMIKLGYHLLCFFIYLYSMILALIND